One Aegilops tauschii subsp. strangulata cultivar AL8/78 chromosome 7, Aet v6.0, whole genome shotgun sequence genomic window carries:
- the LOC109761340 gene encoding uncharacterized protein isoform X9, whose translation MDPRGGITQMELEYLAHDEDAEPIALPFQLLEKITDYFSHELIIGRGGFAVVYKAVLDNGIVAVKKLSNTHMYEEQFQGEVQCLMKVKHKNIVRFLGYCADTQGNISDYKGKMVMADVQQRLLCFEYLPKGSLDGYITDSPGELNWRKRYDMIKGICEGLHYLHQNNILHLDLTPGNILLDEDMMPKITDFGLSRCFEEDQTGVITKNVAGTRGYLAPECYNKEIILTHKFDLYSLGVIMIEILTGKKGCQVTIENVLQIWNNTMLDALQWDQIRVCAKIGMECTEVDPAKRPASMKHIIDCLAEIECSTHVIPAGGTRELLLVHPSVICFPFEPNKAITCPLQLTNNTDKHVAFRLMDNSMESSFLRLPLYDVVPPNTPYTLIVTTQKKEDLPRKYIIDVILQSATLILGDDDHINTFRSQPDKFFQETGNDVQVVKQKALYTLTHIATSFSKPILSTVKVHVYIEMHLSCLDTNRAKQWIIIGDENGHVGFWDYPTQKKVDALKVSASRVTCIRFIERKQWIVAGTEDGYLHVYSYETRFQKITSLRVGAIENLESRAAHTHLAIHPTQPYLLSVYGFKVKLWDWDVGWECIQTFENEELMTILRVAFNPNDTFATASMDCTVEVWSLDSPEFIYTLVGHSSIVNCLDFFTCDDQEYLVTGSHDQTAKIWDLQKMMCIHTLEAFVSPVMSLLYQPDLQILITGSQDGAIYLWSTRNCGNYSCPPALNRIIKVGCAGAVYHLACVMGGLLIGKENAVAIIDVDDVNYQEQPTDKSEQQLSACTTHHAGDMSKEKAWSKSKLLDVHPLELRFPYCPNEPIPCSLHLTNNTDENVAFRLVDKSGKSPWCFTKLPLCGIVPHGSTYTLTVTMKEEMKLKEETDFDLVIQSSLLGDKYIEVFNDQSESDTFFKEAKLFGNMVHEVTLKAVYVQYGEITSENISVKYNPDSLWSLDAHPTEPWILTGHNSGYARIWNNEMKFLINSFKVSDQDAVSCVKFIARKQLIVAMTDLAHLHVYDCSCVTKIEKISFERGDYGTSTLLAVHPILPYVLASGLVLLNWDLSWKTTRIFESEAVTAETVVFNTRDTNSFASGSYDGEVQVWRLDSSDPEYSLIGHLKKVTCLDFVTCGDQQYLISGSYDSTVKIWDLQKRECICTLEAMSPVHCVLAHPNLPVIITGTEHGIIHLWNSTDFRLKRTISLGGGGPVITLGCLMGSPRVVIGQENAFFAMDIHDDWGGQPQGRDNFIGLLGSSLEEALPAKRHRQW comes from the exons ATGGATCCCCGAGGTGGTATAACACAAATGGAGCTGGAGTACTTGGCACACGATGAAGATGCAGAGCCCATTGCCCTGCCATTCCAACTTTTGGAGAAAATCACAGATTATTTTTCTCACGAGTTGATAATTGGAAGAGGTGGCTTTGCGGTGGTTTATAAG GCAGTGCTTGATAATGGCATTGTCGCTGTGAAGAAGTTGTCAAATACGCACATGTATGAGGAGCAATTCCAGGGTGAGGTGCAATGTCTCATGAAGGTGAAACACAAAAACATTGTACGATTTCTCGGATATTGCGCCGACACACAAGGGAATATTTCGGACTACAAAGGGAAAATGGTTATGGCAGATGTACAGCAGCGGTTGCTCTGCTTTGAATATCTACCTAAAGGAAGTCTTGATGGTTATATAACAG ATTCACCTGGAGAACTTAACTGGAGAAAGCGATACGATATGATAAAGGGGATCTGTGAAGGGTTACATTATCTTCACCAGAATAATATTCTGCACTTGGATCTAACACCCGGAAATATATTATTGGATGAGGATATGATGCCGAAAATTACTGATTTCGGATTGTCAAGGTGTTTTGAGGAAGACCAAACAGGGGTCATTACTAAAAATGTGGCCGGAACGAG GGGATATTTGGCGCCGGAATGCTATAACAAGGAAATCATACTCACGCACAAGTTTGACTTATATAGTCTTGGTGTTATAATGATAGAGATATTGACCGGAAAGAAGGGGTGTCAAGTTACTATTGAGAAT GTACTTCAAATTTGGAATAATACGATGTTGGATGCACTGCAGTGGGATCAAATACGAGTATGTGCGAAGATTGGGATGGAGTGCACAGAAGTCGATCCGGCAAAGAGACCAGCTAGTATGAAGCACATAATCGATTGCCTTGCTGAAATAGAATGTAGTACGCATGTAATCCCAGCAGGTGGGACAAGAGAGCTTCTTCTCGTTCACCCGTCCGTGATTTGCTTCCCCTTTGAGCCCAACAAGGCTATCACGTGCCCGCTGCAGCTAACAAATAACACCGATAAGCACGTTGCATTTAGGCTTATGGATAATAGCATGGAGTCTTCCTTCCTAAGGCTGCCATTGTATGACGTTGTGCCACCTAACACACCTTACACTCTCATTGTGACAACACAAAAGAAAGAAGATCTACCACGAAAGTATATCATAGATGTGATCCTCCAAAGTGCTACCTTAATATTGGGGGATGATGATCATATAAACACTTTTCGAAGCCAGCCAGACAAGTTTTTTCAAGAGACAGGGAATGATGTACAGGTGGTGAAACAGAAAGCACTTTATACCTTGACACACATCGCAACGTCATTCTCTAAG CCAATCTTGTCCACAGTCAAG GTACACGTCTACATAGAAATGCATCTCAGTTGCTTGGACACAAACCGGGCCAAGCAGTG GATAATAATAGGAGACGAAAATGGACACGTTGGCTTTTGGGACTATCCGACACAG AAAAAAGTGGATGCGCTTAAAGTCTCAGCGAGTCGTG TTACGTGCATTAGATTCATTGAACGGAAGCAATGGATTGTTGCTGGGACAGAAGATGGGTATCTCCATGTGTACAGCTATGAAACAAGATTTCAGAAGATCACGAGTTTAAGAGTTGGTGCCATTGAGAATCTGGAGTCACGGGCTGCTCATACCCATCTGGCCATCCATCCAACCCAGCCGTATTTGTTGTCGGTGTATGGTTTTAAAGTGAAACTTTGGGACTGGGACGTGGGCTGGGAGTGCATACAAACATTTGAGAATGAAGAGCTTATGACAATACTTCGAGTCGCATTTAACCCAAATGACACATTTGCGACTGCTTCGATGGATTGCACAGTGGAG GTTTGGAGTCTTGATTCTCCCGAATTTATATACACTCTAGTAGGGCATTCGAGCATAGTGAATTGCCTGGATTTCTTCACATGTGATGATCAGGAGTATTTGGTTACTGGCTCACATGATCAGACTGCAAAG ATATGGGATCTGCAGAAGATGATGTGTATACATACACTTGAGGCTTTTGTATCTCCAGTAATGTCTCTCCTGTACCAACCCGATCTTCAGATTCTAATTACAGGTTCACAAGATGGCGCTATTTATTTGTGGAGCACCAGAAACTGCGG GAATTATTCATGTCCCCCGGCGCTTAATAGAatcatcaaggttggttgtgctGGAGCTGTCTACCATCTCGCATGTGTGATGGGAGG GCTTCTGATTGGAAAAGAAAATGCAGTAGCAATTATCGATGTCGATGATGTGAATTATCAGGAGCAACCAACGGATAAAAGTGAGCAGCAATTAAGTGCATGTACGACACACCATGCTGGAGACATGTCTAAG GAAAAAGCATGGTCCAAGAGCAAGCTACTTGATGTCCACCCGCTGGAACTCCGCTTCCCCTATTGTCCCAATGAGCCTATCCCTTGCTCACTGCACCTAACAAACAACACAGATGAAAATGTGGCATTTAGACTTGTAGACAAGAGTGGCAAGTCCCCATGGTGCTTCACAAAGTTGCCGCTGTGCGGCATTGTCCCTCATGGATCCACTTACACTTTGACTGTGACAATGAAGGAGGAGATGAAGCTAAAGGAAGAGACAGACTTTGATCTCGTTATTCAGAGCAGTTTATTGGGAGATAAGTACATCGAGGTATTCAATGACCAATCTGAGTCTGATACATTTTTCAAAGAAGCCAAACTGTTTGGGAATATGGTGCATGAAGTGACACTGAAAGCTGTTTATGTGCAGTACGGAGAGATTACATCTGAG AATATATCTGTGAAGTATAATCCTGACTCTTTGTGGTCCCTGGATGCACACCCAACAGAGCCATG GATTTTAACAGGTCATAATAGTGGATATGCTCGCATATGGAACAATGAGATGAAG TTCCTGATTAATTCGTTTAAAGTCTCAGATCAGGATGCAG TAAGCTGCGTCAAATTTATTGCAAGAAAGCAGCTGATTGTAGCTATGACAGATCTTGCTCACCTCCATGTGTACGACTGTTCATGTGTAACAAAAATCGAAAAGATCAGTTTTGAACGTGGTGATTACGGCACCAGTACACTACTAGCCGTTCATCCGATCCTACCATATGTGTTGGCATCAGGTTTAGTGCTTTTAAACTGGGACCTGAGCTGGAAGACCACACGAATATTTGAGTCTGAGGCTGTCACAGCAGAGACAGTTGTGTTTAACACAAGGGACACCAACAGTTTTGCGAGTGGGTCTTATGATGGCGAAGTGcag GTTTGGAGGCTTGATTCCTCCGACCCTGAATATTCTTTGATTGGACATTTGAAGAAGGTGACATGCCTTGACTTTGTCACATGTGGAGATCAACAGTATTTGATCAGTGGATCTTATGACTCCACTGTCAAG ATCTGGGACTTGCAGAAAAGGGAGTGCATTTGTACGCTGGAAGCCATGTCACCAGTTCATTGTGTCCTTGCCCATCCAAACCTTCCAGTTATAATTACAGGAACAGAACATGGCATCATTCATCTGTGGAACTCCACTGATTTCAG GCTCAAGAGAACCATTAGCTTAGGTGGCGGTGGACCTGTTATCACTCTCGGATGTTTGATGGGTTCACCAAG GGTTGTGATTGGACAAGAGAACGCATTTTTTGCCATGGATATCCACGATGACTGGGGCGGCCAACCCCAGGGGAGAGATAATTTCATTG GTTTGCTTGGTTCCTCTCTAGAGGAAGCGTTGCCTGCCAAGAGACATAGACAGTGGTGA
- the LOC109761340 gene encoding uncharacterized protein isoform X1, whose translation MDPRGGITQMELEYLAHDEDAEPIALPFQLLEKITDYFSHELIIGRGGFAVVYKAVLDNGIVAVKKLSNTHMYEEQFQGEVQCLMKVKHKNIVRFLGYCADTQGNISDYKGKMVMADVQQRLLCFEYLPKGSLDGYITDSPGELNWRKRYDMIKGICEGLHYLHQNNILHLDLTPGNILLDEDMMPKITDFGLSRCFEEDQTGVITKNVAGTRGYLAPECYNKEIILTHKFDLYSLGVIMIEILTGKKGCQVTIENVLQIWNNTMLDALQWDQIRVCAKIGMECTEVDPAKRPASMKHIIDCLAEIECSTHVIPAGGTRELLLVHPSVICFPFEPNKAITCPLQLTNNTDKHVAFRLMDNSMESSFLRLPLYDVVPPNTPYTLIVTTQKKEDLPRKYIIDVILQSATLILGDDDHINTFRSQPDKFFQETGNDVQVVKQKALYTLTHIATSFSKPILSTVKVHVYIEMHLSCLDTNRAKQWIIIGDENGHVGFWDYPTQKKVDALKVSASRVTCIRFIERKQWIVAGTEDGYLHVYSYETRFQKITSLRVGAIENLESRAAHTHLAIHPTQPYLLSVYGFKVKLWDWDVGWECIQTFENEELMTILRVAFNPNDTFATASMDCTVEVWSLDSPEFIYTLVGHSSIVNCLDFFTCDDQEYLVTGSHDQTAKIWDLQKMMCIHTLEAFVSPVMSLLYQPDLQILITGSQDGAIYLWSTRNCGHTWISTLLADKQNSHRNYSCPPALNRIIKVGCAGAVYHLACVMGGLLIGKENAVAIIDVDDVNYQEQPTDKSEQQLSACTTHHAGDMSKCYNQEATNPQYKVEPKVTTQLWFSRSGCKWPNVRRHNSDCDEFSGQEKAWSKSKLLDVHPLELRFPYCPNEPIPCSLHLTNNTDENVAFRLVDKSGKSPWCFTKLPLCGIVPHGSTYTLTVTMKEEMKLKEETDFDLVIQSSLLGDKYIEVFNDQSESDTFFKEAKLFGNMVHEVTLKAVYVQYGEITSENISVKYNPDSLWSLDAHPTEPWILTGHNSGYARIWNNEMKFLINSFKVSDQDAVSCVKFIARKQLIVAMTDLAHLHVYDCSCVTKIEKISFERGDYGTSTLLAVHPILPYVLASGLVLLNWDLSWKTTRIFESEAVTAETVVFNTRDTNSFASGSYDGEVQVWRLDSSDPEYSLIGHLKKVTCLDFVTCGDQQYLISGSYDSTVKIWDLQKRECICTLEAMSPVHCVLAHPNLPVIITGTEHGIIHLWNSTDFRLKRTISLGGGGPVITLGCLMGSPRVVIGQENAFFAMDIHDDWGGQPQGRDNFIGLLGSSLEEALPAKRHRQW comes from the exons ATGGATCCCCGAGGTGGTATAACACAAATGGAGCTGGAGTACTTGGCACACGATGAAGATGCAGAGCCCATTGCCCTGCCATTCCAACTTTTGGAGAAAATCACAGATTATTTTTCTCACGAGTTGATAATTGGAAGAGGTGGCTTTGCGGTGGTTTATAAG GCAGTGCTTGATAATGGCATTGTCGCTGTGAAGAAGTTGTCAAATACGCACATGTATGAGGAGCAATTCCAGGGTGAGGTGCAATGTCTCATGAAGGTGAAACACAAAAACATTGTACGATTTCTCGGATATTGCGCCGACACACAAGGGAATATTTCGGACTACAAAGGGAAAATGGTTATGGCAGATGTACAGCAGCGGTTGCTCTGCTTTGAATATCTACCTAAAGGAAGTCTTGATGGTTATATAACAG ATTCACCTGGAGAACTTAACTGGAGAAAGCGATACGATATGATAAAGGGGATCTGTGAAGGGTTACATTATCTTCACCAGAATAATATTCTGCACTTGGATCTAACACCCGGAAATATATTATTGGATGAGGATATGATGCCGAAAATTACTGATTTCGGATTGTCAAGGTGTTTTGAGGAAGACCAAACAGGGGTCATTACTAAAAATGTGGCCGGAACGAG GGGATATTTGGCGCCGGAATGCTATAACAAGGAAATCATACTCACGCACAAGTTTGACTTATATAGTCTTGGTGTTATAATGATAGAGATATTGACCGGAAAGAAGGGGTGTCAAGTTACTATTGAGAAT GTACTTCAAATTTGGAATAATACGATGTTGGATGCACTGCAGTGGGATCAAATACGAGTATGTGCGAAGATTGGGATGGAGTGCACAGAAGTCGATCCGGCAAAGAGACCAGCTAGTATGAAGCACATAATCGATTGCCTTGCTGAAATAGAATGTAGTACGCATGTAATCCCAGCAGGTGGGACAAGAGAGCTTCTTCTCGTTCACCCGTCCGTGATTTGCTTCCCCTTTGAGCCCAACAAGGCTATCACGTGCCCGCTGCAGCTAACAAATAACACCGATAAGCACGTTGCATTTAGGCTTATGGATAATAGCATGGAGTCTTCCTTCCTAAGGCTGCCATTGTATGACGTTGTGCCACCTAACACACCTTACACTCTCATTGTGACAACACAAAAGAAAGAAGATCTACCACGAAAGTATATCATAGATGTGATCCTCCAAAGTGCTACCTTAATATTGGGGGATGATGATCATATAAACACTTTTCGAAGCCAGCCAGACAAGTTTTTTCAAGAGACAGGGAATGATGTACAGGTGGTGAAACAGAAAGCACTTTATACCTTGACACACATCGCAACGTCATTCTCTAAG CCAATCTTGTCCACAGTCAAG GTACACGTCTACATAGAAATGCATCTCAGTTGCTTGGACACAAACCGGGCCAAGCAGTG GATAATAATAGGAGACGAAAATGGACACGTTGGCTTTTGGGACTATCCGACACAG AAAAAAGTGGATGCGCTTAAAGTCTCAGCGAGTCGTG TTACGTGCATTAGATTCATTGAACGGAAGCAATGGATTGTTGCTGGGACAGAAGATGGGTATCTCCATGTGTACAGCTATGAAACAAGATTTCAGAAGATCACGAGTTTAAGAGTTGGTGCCATTGAGAATCTGGAGTCACGGGCTGCTCATACCCATCTGGCCATCCATCCAACCCAGCCGTATTTGTTGTCGGTGTATGGTTTTAAAGTGAAACTTTGGGACTGGGACGTGGGCTGGGAGTGCATACAAACATTTGAGAATGAAGAGCTTATGACAATACTTCGAGTCGCATTTAACCCAAATGACACATTTGCGACTGCTTCGATGGATTGCACAGTGGAG GTTTGGAGTCTTGATTCTCCCGAATTTATATACACTCTAGTAGGGCATTCGAGCATAGTGAATTGCCTGGATTTCTTCACATGTGATGATCAGGAGTATTTGGTTACTGGCTCACATGATCAGACTGCAAAG ATATGGGATCTGCAGAAGATGATGTGTATACATACACTTGAGGCTTTTGTATCTCCAGTAATGTCTCTCCTGTACCAACCCGATCTTCAGATTCTAATTACAGGTTCACAAGATGGCGCTATTTATTTGTGGAGCACCAGAAACTGCGG TCATACATGGATTTCAACTCTACTTGCTGACAAACAAAATTCCCATAGGAATTATTCATGTCCCCCGGCGCTTAATAGAatcatcaaggttggttgtgctGGAGCTGTCTACCATCTCGCATGTGTGATGGGAGG GCTTCTGATTGGAAAAGAAAATGCAGTAGCAATTATCGATGTCGATGATGTGAATTATCAGGAGCAACCAACGGATAAAAGTGAGCAGCAATTAAGTGCATGTACGACACACCATGCTGGAGACATGTCTAAG TGTTACAATCAAGAGGCCACAAATCCTCAATACAAGGTGGAGCCGAAGGTAACCACACAGCTGTGGTTCTCTCGGAGCGGCTGCAAGTGGCCAAACGTTCGGCGACACAATTCTGACTGCGATGAATTTTCTGGG CAGGAAAAAGCATGGTCCAAGAGCAAGCTACTTGATGTCCACCCGCTGGAACTCCGCTTCCCCTATTGTCCCAATGAGCCTATCCCTTGCTCACTGCACCTAACAAACAACACAGATGAAAATGTGGCATTTAGACTTGTAGACAAGAGTGGCAAGTCCCCATGGTGCTTCACAAAGTTGCCGCTGTGCGGCATTGTCCCTCATGGATCCACTTACACTTTGACTGTGACAATGAAGGAGGAGATGAAGCTAAAGGAAGAGACAGACTTTGATCTCGTTATTCAGAGCAGTTTATTGGGAGATAAGTACATCGAGGTATTCAATGACCAATCTGAGTCTGATACATTTTTCAAAGAAGCCAAACTGTTTGGGAATATGGTGCATGAAGTGACACTGAAAGCTGTTTATGTGCAGTACGGAGAGATTACATCTGAG AATATATCTGTGAAGTATAATCCTGACTCTTTGTGGTCCCTGGATGCACACCCAACAGAGCCATG GATTTTAACAGGTCATAATAGTGGATATGCTCGCATATGGAACAATGAGATGAAG TTCCTGATTAATTCGTTTAAAGTCTCAGATCAGGATGCAG TAAGCTGCGTCAAATTTATTGCAAGAAAGCAGCTGATTGTAGCTATGACAGATCTTGCTCACCTCCATGTGTACGACTGTTCATGTGTAACAAAAATCGAAAAGATCAGTTTTGAACGTGGTGATTACGGCACCAGTACACTACTAGCCGTTCATCCGATCCTACCATATGTGTTGGCATCAGGTTTAGTGCTTTTAAACTGGGACCTGAGCTGGAAGACCACACGAATATTTGAGTCTGAGGCTGTCACAGCAGAGACAGTTGTGTTTAACACAAGGGACACCAACAGTTTTGCGAGTGGGTCTTATGATGGCGAAGTGcag GTTTGGAGGCTTGATTCCTCCGACCCTGAATATTCTTTGATTGGACATTTGAAGAAGGTGACATGCCTTGACTTTGTCACATGTGGAGATCAACAGTATTTGATCAGTGGATCTTATGACTCCACTGTCAAG ATCTGGGACTTGCAGAAAAGGGAGTGCATTTGTACGCTGGAAGCCATGTCACCAGTTCATTGTGTCCTTGCCCATCCAAACCTTCCAGTTATAATTACAGGAACAGAACATGGCATCATTCATCTGTGGAACTCCACTGATTTCAG GCTCAAGAGAACCATTAGCTTAGGTGGCGGTGGACCTGTTATCACTCTCGGATGTTTGATGGGTTCACCAAG GGTTGTGATTGGACAAGAGAACGCATTTTTTGCCATGGATATCCACGATGACTGGGGCGGCCAACCCCAGGGGAGAGATAATTTCATTG GTTTGCTTGGTTCCTCTCTAGAGGAAGCGTTGCCTGCCAAGAGACATAGACAGTGGTGA